A window of the Sporosarcina sp. FSL K6-2383 genome harbors these coding sequences:
- a CDS encoding thioredoxin family protein: MKQIASFEEWVETIKLKNELLLFVKTNNCSVCDGLYPQVEVLKVDYPIPFYQVNIAQVPEIAGQLSLFTAPVVLLFYGGKEYTRFARFVRIEELKQRLAEVIERGKQD; the protein is encoded by the coding sequence GTGAAACAAATAGCTTCGTTTGAAGAATGGGTTGAGACAATCAAGCTGAAAAATGAGTTGCTTCTCTTCGTGAAAACCAATAATTGTTCAGTCTGCGATGGATTATACCCGCAAGTGGAAGTATTAAAAGTAGACTATCCAATCCCTTTTTATCAAGTGAATATAGCGCAAGTGCCGGAAATAGCGGGACAGTTGTCATTGTTTACGGCACCGGTCGTCTTATTGTTTTACGGCGGCAAAGAGTATACGCGATTTGCCCGATTTGTTCGGATAGAAGAGTTAAAGCAACGTTTAGCAGAGGTTATCGAACGGGGGAAACAAGATTGA
- a CDS encoding ABC transporter ATP-binding protein, producing the protein MSVEKQPKLTAKDQWLVFKRLLSYALPHKKSILIALTLLVFTTIGSIIGPLIIQRFIDNHLTPMSFPKDTIMTITIVYISIQVFIVVVSYFQLIRFQDIALKIIQQMRIDVFSKVQGLGMRYFDKTPAGSIVSRVTNDTESIKEMFVSVIVTFLQAIFVLIGVYIALFSLDVKLTFMSLILLPLFLIVIVIYRRYSADFYQDIRERLSQLNAKIAESLSGMGMVQAFRQEERLEIEFDDINEKHFRAGMRNIKFDSVLLGPAIDLLYAVAIVFILGYFGFSSLDNAIEVGILYVFTTLIGRIFQPVQQVMQRLSIFQQALVSASRVFKLMDDPDMEPEQQDSGNAEIQDGKIEFRDVTFSYDGKMDVLKNISFTANAGETVALVGHTGSGKSSIINLLMRFYEYERGEVYIDGISLKEFPKQELRKKMGLVLQDPFLFYGDIESNIRLHHQEMTSAEVRAAAEFVQANEFIERLPDKYAQKVTERGSTFSSGQRQLVAFARTIATNPKVLVLDEATANIDTETEVAIQASLEKMRKGRTTIAIAHRLSTIQDAELILVLHKGEIVERGTHQELLTQKGLYHKMYLLQNGILEDIV; encoded by the coding sequence ATGTCAGTGGAGAAACAACCAAAACTAACGGCGAAAGATCAGTGGTTGGTCTTCAAAAGGCTATTAAGCTACGCGCTCCCTCATAAGAAAAGTATACTCATTGCACTCACCTTGTTAGTATTTACAACGATTGGTAGCATTATAGGGCCATTAATTATTCAACGATTCATTGACAATCATTTAACACCGATGAGTTTCCCAAAGGATACCATCATGACTATCACGATTGTCTATATTAGTATTCAAGTGTTTATCGTCGTGGTGTCTTATTTCCAACTGATACGTTTCCAGGATATTGCCCTGAAAATTATTCAACAAATGCGGATTGACGTATTTTCAAAAGTCCAAGGGCTTGGCATGCGTTATTTTGATAAAACACCAGCAGGAAGTATCGTGTCGCGCGTTACAAACGATACGGAATCTATCAAAGAAATGTTCGTTAGTGTCATTGTGACATTTTTACAAGCCATTTTTGTTTTAATCGGTGTTTATATTGCCTTATTTTCACTAGATGTCAAGCTAACATTTATGTCATTGATATTATTGCCTTTATTCTTAATAGTCATTGTCATTTACCGACGCTACAGTGCCGATTTTTATCAAGATATTCGTGAGCGTTTAAGCCAACTAAATGCTAAAATTGCTGAATCATTGTCTGGCATGGGGATGGTACAAGCATTTAGACAGGAAGAACGATTAGAGATCGAATTTGATGATATTAATGAAAAACATTTCCGGGCGGGGATGCGCAATATTAAATTTGATAGTGTGTTGCTAGGACCCGCGATTGACCTGTTGTATGCAGTAGCCATTGTTTTCATCCTAGGTTATTTCGGATTTTCGTCACTTGACAATGCGATTGAAGTGGGAATTCTTTATGTATTCACGACATTAATTGGACGCATTTTCCAGCCTGTTCAACAAGTAATGCAACGGCTATCTATTTTCCAACAAGCTCTTGTTTCTGCATCCCGCGTGTTTAAATTGATGGATGATCCAGATATGGAACCGGAACAACAGGATAGCGGTAATGCTGAAATACAAGATGGGAAAATTGAATTTCGCGATGTGACGTTTTCGTATGATGGAAAAATGGATGTGTTGAAAAACATTTCATTCACCGCAAATGCGGGCGAAACAGTTGCCCTTGTCGGACATACAGGTAGCGGAAAAAGCTCTATCATCAATTTGTTGATGCGTTTTTATGAATATGAGCGCGGTGAAGTCTACATTGATGGTATTTCATTGAAGGAGTTTCCAAAGCAAGAACTGCGCAAGAAAATGGGACTAGTTTTGCAAGATCCATTCCTGTTTTACGGAGATATTGAAAGCAATATCCGTTTGCATCATCAAGAGATGACCTCTGCGGAAGTGAGAGCGGCCGCTGAATTTGTTCAGGCAAATGAATTTATTGAAAGGTTACCTGACAAATATGCACAAAAAGTGACAGAGCGCGGTTCGACCTTTTCAAGCGGTCAACGTCAGCTTGTCGCGTTCGCACGGACGATTGCAACGAATCCAAAAGTGCTTGTTCTCGATGAAGCAACAGCAAACATTGACACAGAAACAGAAGTCGCAATCCAGGCAAGCTTGGAGAAGATGCGCAAAGGACGTACAACGATTGCCATTGCTCACCGGTTGAGTACGATTCAAGATGCAGAACTGATACTTGTTCTTCATAAGGGAGAGATTGTTGAACGTGGAACGCACCAGGAATTGTTAACGCAGAAAGGACTCTATCATAAGATGTATTTGCTGCAAAATGGTATTTTAGAAGATATCGTTTGA
- a CDS encoding cytochrome c biogenesis protein CcdC encodes MFTKVPPVYLIIGSTVIALFMGILALIVRTKAAKKPVTAKRIILPPLFMSTGALMFFFEEFRVAPLQIVEALIVGVLFSVILIKTTHFERKDNGIYVKRSKAFLFILLGLLVVRLVGKLILSNTIDVGELGGMFWILAFGMIVPWRIGMLTKFYSLQQRHISAE; translated from the coding sequence ATTTTCACAAAAGTACCCCCGGTTTATCTAATTATTGGTTCAACGGTTATCGCGTTGTTCATGGGCATACTGGCACTCATCGTTCGAACGAAAGCCGCAAAGAAGCCGGTAACAGCAAAAAGGATTATCCTACCGCCTCTTTTTATGTCAACTGGTGCGTTGATGTTTTTCTTCGAAGAATTCAGAGTCGCCCCGCTACAAATTGTGGAGGCTCTCATTGTTGGGGTGCTTTTCTCCGTCATTTTGATTAAAACAACACACTTCGAGCGGAAGGACAATGGCATTTACGTTAAACGTTCAAAAGCATTTCTATTTATCTTACTGGGACTGCTCGTTGTACGGCTTGTTGGGAAGCTCATACTAAGCAATACAATCGACGTTGGTGAGTTGGGTGGCATGTTCTGGATTCTTGCATTCGGCATGATTGTTCCGTGGCGAATTGGAATGCTAACGAAGTTTTACTCGCTTCAACAGAGGCACATCTCAGCTGAATAA
- a CDS encoding ABC transporter transmembrane domain-containing protein — MKVLVQLSWFFKQQKKQYIFGVVMLVFVSLLQLLPPKIIGIIVDDITVGELTATGLTKWLVILGVAGALMYVARFYWRVMIFGSAVLLSRTMREKLFNHFTRMSPSFYQKRRVGDLMAHATNDINAVQQTAGMGVLTLVDSISTGGLVILTMAITINWKLTLIALIPLPFMIFMTGYYGKLLRKRFRFAQEAFSNLNDKTQESISGIKVIKTFGQQQEDIEDFTNLSTDVVAKNMRVAKIDALFDPTITGIFAISYILSFFFGTKFIIADEMSIGDMVAFSTYLGLLVWPMLAFGFLFNIVERGNASYSRIKELLSIEPEIKDLPGAIDKRPEGDLYFDIDEFKFPEDERPALNNVHFTLKRGETMGIVGKTGSGKTAILKLLLREFEGYKGSVVYGDNPINQYKQQRLRESIGYVPQDHFLFSTTLSENIAFTNPKIATEKIYEAARLAHIHDDILGFTEGYDTVVGERGVSLSGGQKQRVSIARALIMEPELLILDDSLSAVDAKTEEAILESLKQTRTGETTIITSHRLSAIQHAHKIIVLDEGTIVEAGTHEELIEMDGKYKEMYDLQQLEVLVEQGGEE, encoded by the coding sequence GTGAAAGTCTTAGTACAACTGAGTTGGTTTTTTAAACAACAAAAAAAGCAATATATATTTGGGGTTGTCATGCTTGTATTCGTATCGCTCTTGCAGCTTTTGCCACCGAAAATCATCGGGATTATTGTCGATGATATTACAGTAGGCGAATTGACGGCTACGGGATTGACAAAATGGCTTGTGATCTTGGGAGTGGCAGGCGCACTCATGTATGTTGCACGTTTTTACTGGCGTGTGATGATTTTTGGTTCAGCCGTTCTATTATCCCGAACGATGCGCGAAAAATTATTCAATCATTTCACGAGAATGTCACCGTCTTTCTACCAAAAAAGGCGGGTGGGGGATTTAATGGCCCATGCAACGAATGATATTAATGCTGTGCAGCAAACTGCAGGCATGGGGGTATTAACACTTGTTGATTCCATTTCAACGGGTGGATTGGTTATATTGACAATGGCCATCACCATCAACTGGAAATTAACATTGATTGCCCTCATTCCGCTACCGTTTATGATTTTTATGACGGGCTATTATGGAAAATTGTTACGTAAACGATTCCGATTTGCACAAGAAGCTTTTTCTAATTTGAATGACAAGACACAGGAAAGTATATCTGGTATTAAGGTCATCAAAACATTTGGCCAGCAACAGGAAGATATTGAGGATTTCACAAATTTATCGACCGATGTTGTCGCTAAAAATATGCGTGTCGCCAAAATTGATGCTTTATTCGATCCAACGATTACAGGAATCTTTGCGATTTCGTATATTTTATCCTTCTTTTTCGGAACAAAGTTTATCATAGCGGACGAAATGTCTATTGGTGATATGGTGGCGTTTAGTACATATCTGGGTCTTCTCGTTTGGCCGATGTTGGCATTTGGGTTCCTTTTCAATATAGTGGAACGCGGAAATGCTTCTTACAGCAGAATTAAGGAATTATTGTCTATAGAACCAGAAATCAAAGACTTACCCGGTGCGATCGATAAAAGACCGGAAGGCGATCTCTATTTCGATATAGATGAATTCAAATTCCCTGAGGATGAGCGTCCCGCCTTGAATAATGTTCACTTCACGTTGAAACGGGGAGAAACGATGGGGATTGTAGGGAAGACAGGCTCAGGGAAAACGGCAATCCTGAAATTATTGCTCAGAGAATTTGAAGGATACAAAGGAAGCGTTGTGTATGGTGATAATCCCATCAATCAGTACAAGCAGCAACGTTTACGGGAATCTATTGGTTATGTACCACAAGATCACTTCTTATTCTCCACAACGCTTTCTGAAAATATTGCGTTTACCAATCCTAAGATTGCGACGGAGAAGATTTATGAGGCGGCACGACTTGCGCATATCCACGACGACATTTTAGGGTTTACGGAAGGTTATGACACTGTGGTCGGAGAACGTGGCGTATCGCTTTCAGGTGGTCAAAAGCAACGGGTCTCCATTGCACGTGCATTGATTATGGAACCAGAATTATTGATTTTGGATGATTCATTATCGGCAGTTGATGCTAAAACAGAAGAAGCGATTTTGGAATCACTTAAACAAACACGGACAGGCGAAACGACGATTATTACATCGCATCGTTTAAGCGCCATTCAACATGCACATAAGATTATCGTCCTAGACGAAGGAACAATCGTTGAGGCGGGTACGCATGAGGAATTAATCGAAATGGATGGGAAATATAAAGAAATGTATGATTTACAACAATTAGAAGTGCTTGTTGAACAAGGAGGTGAGGAGTAA
- a CDS encoding cytochrome c biogenesis protein CcdA, whose translation MAPDLNLFLAFGAGFLSFISPCTLPLYPAFLSYITGMSLDDLKSDSKRMSKSGMLHTLFFLIGFSLIFVVLGFGSSFLGRFFIENQEILRQVGAIFIVLFGVMIAGLFTPKFLMQEKKLQFKNRPSGYFGSVLIGLGFAAGWTPCSGPIIGVIISLAAANPGSGMVYMLAYVLGFAIPFFILSFFVTRLAWIRKSSGIIMKIGGYIMIAVGILLFFDGMTYIISLLSPIFGDFTGF comes from the coding sequence ATGGCACCAGACCTAAATCTATTTCTCGCTTTCGGCGCCGGATTTTTAAGTTTTATATCACCTTGTACATTGCCACTATATCCAGCATTTCTTTCGTATATTACAGGCATGTCACTAGATGATTTGAAATCAGATTCGAAACGCATGAGCAAAAGTGGGATGTTACACACACTGTTCTTTTTAATCGGTTTTTCACTTATTTTTGTTGTACTTGGCTTTGGTTCATCATTCCTAGGTCGATTCTTCATTGAAAATCAAGAAATTCTAAGGCAAGTGGGAGCTATTTTCATTGTCTTATTTGGTGTGATGATCGCGGGTTTATTTACACCCAAGTTTCTTATGCAGGAAAAGAAGCTACAGTTTAAAAATAGACCTTCTGGCTACTTCGGGTCCGTGCTAATTGGACTTGGATTTGCAGCGGGCTGGACGCCATGTTCCGGACCTATCATCGGGGTAATTATCAGCTTAGCTGCTGCCAATCCAGGATCTGGTATGGTATATATGCTAGCCTATGTCCTTGGTTTTGCAATACCGTTCTTCATCTTATCATTCTTTGTGACAAGGCTTGCTTGGATTCGGAAATCTAGTGGAATCATTATGAAAATTGGTGGTTACATCATGATTGCAGTCGGAATTCTGTTGTTCTTTGATGGCATGACGTACATCATCAGCTTACTGAGTCCGATTTTTGGGGACTTTACGGGTTTTTGA